The genomic DNA ACCGTGCTTGTCCTGAATATTGGGATCGGCTTTGCCCGATAAAAGTGCCTGTACCGTCTGGATATGTCCTTGAAAAGCCGCAACGATCAATGCCGTTTCTCCGCTCATTCCCTGAGCATTGGGATCGGCACTTTTATCGAGAAGCGCATTGACGATGTCTGTATGCCCGCCCCTGGCTGCGACCATCAGCACGGTGGTGCCATATTTGTCCCGGGCATTTGCATTATCGCCTGCACTCAGACGCGCCTGCACATCGGACAGGTTTCCCTTTGCCGCGGCTTCGAGGAGTTGTGTGCCATTGGCTTGCGCCGCTGTGAAAAAGAAAAAAATACATGTAAAGATATTTCTGAACATATAGGAAAAGTAAAAAGTCAACAAAAAAAGTCAAAGAAGATTCGGGTGCCCAATTCATTCTCAGGGAATTGGAATATTGAGATCAAAAGTCTGGGCGAGCCACTGATAGTAGAAACGCTGCGCGGTATCTTGGAGGATCTGGTCTTTCCATCCAGCGGCGAGGCGTTCGACTTCGGCAGTGTTGCCCGCCATACACAGCGCGTAGAGATACAGGTAGCGTAGCGTCGGATCGGAAGATTGGGCATAATACCGTGCGGCAAGGGTATAGTCGCGCTCCGCCAGGGCGCGGGCAGATAGGTAGGGGAGGTAAGGGGTTTTCTCTTCGCCTGCTTTGAGGCGGGTATCAACCGCATAGAGTAAATCGTCCTGAATTTGGAGATGCCACAGCGGGAGGGTGCGCAGATCGATCTGCGTGAGAAGCGTGTGGAGGGTAGCGATGCGAGTCCCCTGATCGCGCGTTTTGTCAGCCTGAGAAATTAGCGAGGCCTCGAGAAGACGCTGCGCTTCAAAATAATCGAGCGTGCGCCTTCGCATGCCATAAGGCCATGCTTTGCGAATAAAGGTGCTCTTTTCAAAGCGCTCGCGTGTGAGCAGGGGATTCATCCACCGGTCGTAAAATGTCCGATGGGGTTCGCGGTTGAAAAAGCCCACGGAAAGGCGTTTGGGATAATTATCGACCAGTGGTGGGGTGTCGCGTGTGAGCGCGTTGAGGTGGTCGGCATCAGACATGAAGAGAGCACCGAGTTGTTCGGGACGTTCCAGCCCGAGGGCGCGAAGTTCGGAACGCACGACGGGATCGTGCCACTGTCGGCTAAAAGAGTTCTCTGATGGGGAATAAGAGGCATTTCGAGAGCCGGCGAGCATCCAGTTAAAACCCGCTCCAGCCCAAAGAGAAGCGTCTTTGAACACATTGCAAAAGGCGCGGATAATGGCTTTTGTATCCTCGGGTTTGAGATGGTGAACCGGAAGCCAGTACGTGCATAAGCCCCCTTCTGAAAGACGGTCGTAGATGAGTTGGAAATATTCCTGCGAGTAGAGATTGACCACGCCGGCCTGTCTGGGTGGCGGGGGTTCACTGGTGATGAGATCGTAGCGGTTTTGCGTTGTCTGCAAAAAATAACGCCCGTCGTCAATATGCACGCGCACCCGGGGATCTTTCAGAGGTTGTGCGTTCGGATCGGGATAGACGATGCGATTCATCTCGAGTACGTCGCGGGAGATATCGACCACATCGATATGCTCGAGTGATCGCGTATCGGTAAGTGCTTTGGCTGTAGAACCCACGCCAAAGCTGATCAGTAAAGCACTTTTGAGATCGGGATGTAGGGCGACGGGCCAGTACACATAGAGCTTCATATAGCGGCGATTGACCAGACTGCTGGACGCCATTGAGAAGCCATCCGTGAGCATCTGGTACGCAACCGGCACGCCAAAATAAGCACCTTCCAAATAGATAATCGTCTCCGTGCATCCTTCGCGGGTACCGGCGATTTTCCATGTATCGGGATAGCCAAAGCGCTGCGCGACAAAGGTGAAGTACGTATTCTCCATCCGCCCAAAGGGAAAAAGGACCAGAATCAAGAGGTACGCGGCAAAAAGGACGTAATACACCCGGTACTTCCGGCGCAGACCTGAAACGAGAAAAGCGACAACACCGTAGCAAAGGGCCAGAATAAAGATTGCAATCTCCATGCCCAGAATGGGCAACAGCCCAAAACCCGCAATGAGCGCACCCAGACCAGCACCGATGGTATTGGCGAGCGTGAGCAGACCAGCGGCCCGGGTATCGGGCTGCACATGGCGATTGAGCGCGGCACCGATGAAAGTGAATAGGACGCCCGAGAGAAGAGATACGGGAAACATCAATGCCAGAGATAGTGTCAGGATTTGCGATATGTTGCCAATATACCCCGTTCCGAAAGGTGTCACCACATAGACAAAAGTCAGATAGGTGACAACCGTGAGTATCCCGGAGCTGAGGGCGAGGGCGGGAAGCACGCGAAATGCCCCGGCATTGCGGCGCAGCCATCGGGCGGACAACTCACCCCCCACGCCAATACCTGTGAGTACCACAGAGAGCATCACGGCAAACGCAAGCGTAGTCGCGGGCACAAAAAGGTGGAGGAAGCGGAACCAGATGACCTCCAGCGCCAGAAGAATAGCCCCCGAGAGAAAGGCAGCACCCAGCAAGCATCCGGCCCGGAAGGTTGGTAGCTTGTCCAATTTCGGAGGACTTCCCTCGCGTGCGCCAGAGAAATAGCGTGCGATTCCAAAAGCACCCCCGGCGGCGATAATATCCAGCAGCGCGGCGACCCATGCCGTGCCCCGGACTCCGATCCATTCGATGATGGCAACCTCTCCCGCGACCGCGCCGACCACGGCGCCCAGCGTATTACACGCATAGAGCCGACCAAGCGCGATCCCAAAACCACCTTCATCGTCGGATATAGAAGCGTCGTCTCGCACGCGCAATGCCCGGACGAGAATGGGCAGGGTAGCGCCCATCGCAGTGGTGGGCACGATGAGAATGGCAAAACTCAGCAGCAGGCGCAATGCGTTGAGCAAAAGGGGGGAATCGAGAAAAGATGCGAGAAAAACCGATAGCCCTGCAGTAAACGCGGGCAACATCCAAACGATGGCTACCCCTGACAGGGCAATGGCAATTTCCAACAGCGCATAGATGCGTACGGGGCGTGCGATACGCCTGCCCAGGCGAGCAGATAAGCCATTGCCCAGTGCCAAACCACCCATAAATGCGGCCAGCACCAGACTGGATGCCGTAATACTATTGCCAAATGTAAGCCCTGCCTGGCGGAACCACAGAGTTTCAAACAAAAGAGCGGCTGCACCCGAAAAAAAGAAGATCGCGTACAGGATAGGGTATAAAATACGTGTCATAAAAATCAAACAACGCCTTTCTAATAAATCTGTCAAGGGCTATCCGATTGAATTTTTTTTTGTTTTTGTATATTATTGTAACAGGATAGAGGTTAGTAAAACAAGCACACGACGTAGCCTACAACACTTAGCACTCAAGAGGTATTTTTATGCGTATCGCAATTGTATTTTTGACTTTGATAGTCGCTGTTTGTGAAGTACGCGCCAGTGAGACAGATCTCCCACCGCGCGGAGAAGGGTCCATAGCTTTCGAGATTGATGTGTGCAGTTTTCGATATCGGGGCCGCGAGGGTTTCGAAGAAGTAATATTGCGGTTCCCGGTGGCGCAATTTGCATTTTTGCGGCAAAATTCGGGGATTTATCTCGCGCGGTACAAGCCTTCGCTGCGGGTCTTAAACGAGGACGGAGAGGTTGTGCAACAGGTGGAGGCAGAAAGCCGCCTGACAGCCGAATCGCTGGAGGCCACCGTCGATACAGACCGCATGGTATATGATATGGTGCAGGTGCGTCTGCCCGCTGGTCGCTATCGCGGGGAACTGACCTTGAGCGATTTGCAGGCAGATCGGGCGGGATTGGCGGTGTTTTCTCTGGATGTGCCCGCTTACGATCCCGGGAAAATAGGGATGAGCGATCTGTACCTGTCTTCTGGTTTTAATCCGCAGGGGGCGGGAGAGAGCCTTGAGATGTTCCGGAAAAATGGGCGATTGATACTGCCCAACCCCGCGCGACAATATCGACGAGGCGTACCGCTCTACTTGTATTTTGAGGTGTATTATCTGGGCTACCAGAGCCAC from Gemmatimonadota bacterium includes the following:
- a CDS encoding spermidine synthase — translated: MTRILYPILYAIFFFSGAAALLFETLWFRQAGLTFGNSITASSLVLAAFMGGLALGNGLSARLGRRIARPVRIYALLEIAIALSGVAIVWMLPAFTAGLSVFLASFLDSPLLLNALRLLLSFAILIVPTTAMGATLPILVRALRVRDDASISDDEGGFGIALGRLYACNTLGAVVGAVAGEVAIIEWIGVRGTAWVAALLDIIAAGGAFGIARYFSGAREGSPPKLDKLPTFRAGCLLGAAFLSGAILLALEVIWFRFLHLFVPATTLAFAVMLSVVLTGIGVGGELSARWLRRNAGAFRVLPALALSSGILTVVTYLTFVYVVTPFGTGYIGNISQILTLSLALMFPVSLLSGVLFTFIGAALNRHVQPDTRAAGLLTLANTIGAGLGALIAGFGLLPILGMEIAIFILALCYGVVAFLVSGLRRKYRVYYVLFAAYLLILVLFPFGRMENTYFTFVAQRFGYPDTWKIAGTREGCTETIIYLEGAYFGVPVAYQMLTDGFSMASSSLVNRRYMKLYVYWPVALHPDLKSALLISFGVGSTAKALTDTRSLEHIDVVDISRDVLEMNRIVYPDPNAQPLKDPRVRVHIDDGRYFLQTTQNRYDLITSEPPPPRQAGVVNLYSQEYFQLIYDRLSEGGLCTYWLPVHHLKPEDTKAIIRAFCNVFKDASLWAGAGFNWMLAGSRNASYSPSENSFSRQWHDPVVRSELRALGLERPEQLGALFMSDADHLNALTRDTPPLVDNYPKRLSVGFFNREPHRTFYDRWMNPLLTRERFEKSTFIRKAWPYGMRRRTLDYFEAQRLLEASLISQADKTRDQGTRIATLHTLLTQIDLRTLPLWHLQIQDDLLYAVDTRLKAGEEKTPYLPYLSARALAERDYTLAARYYAQSSDPTLRYLYLYALCMAGNTAEVERLAAGWKDQILQDTAQRFYYQWLAQTFDLNIPIP